One Rhipicephalus microplus isolate Deutch F79 chromosome 4, USDA_Rmic, whole genome shotgun sequence genomic window carries:
- the LOC142813820 gene encoding uncharacterized protein LOC142813820, which translates to MALDVPEMPIESGSTFFASADEYADSASGRLDHGSVRGSRCNYRRATPPAVPPYSPPPPFSPFATSNPHSLLSLSDLRMDVRLAPRSGSATAFLSATSVAPSSRDWHPGNIVPPDIVSTSVYSSSVVPPDVAPWHLASAGGLESAEARHPKRLLSDGESSHCKKEKPCKMYPHSPLPASSSSRQNVDDRWRSADSEEGASGGRHEERRGTEQSSSRTTLSSSVEGTAEASQQGGAYGRVAKTSSESDSDADVIVTPPRPHSAPRSRPTFQGACSQDHSYSKNRPTKKNRSHRRGSVRTPPSTSRGAEGGPPEAEQPNLDCLWPSAPDLQLDCLISDDDDDSSSVELVSVELPSDRPLPPGREQCFGRMHRGPPSCSLPQSPSSRLHMRHMHGYPAQSYGVAPQPSTSSSLVSGFASCRFHGNATPAEPLHQHVHCNVEIGDSCACTMMGLGEQGC; encoded by the exons ATGGCACTTGATG TTCCCGAGATGCCCATTGAAAGTGGCTCTACCTTCTTTGCCTCTGCCGACGAATATGCCGACAGTGCATCCGGTCGGCTAGACCACGGAAGTGTCCGTGGCAGCCGCTGTAACTATCGCCGTGCAACGCCACCGGCAGTTCCCCCGTactctcctcctcctccgttCTCCCCCTTCGCTACATCAAACCCTCACTCGCTCCTCTCCCTGAGCGACCTGCGTATGGACGTGCGGCTTGCCCCGAGAAGTGGTAGTGCGACAGCTTTTTTGTCTGCCACCAGCGTCGCCCCTTCTAGTCGGGACTGGCATCCGGGCAACATCGTCCCACCAGACATCGTCTCGACAAGTGTCTACTCTTCGAGCGTGGTACCGCCGGACGTTGCCCCGTGGCATCTTGCGTCGGCGGGAGGCCTCGAGAGTGCCGAAGCACGCCACCCCAAGCGCCTGCTCAGCGATGGCGAGAGCAGCCACTGCAAGAAAGAGAAGCCGTGCAAGATGTACCCGCACAGTCCCTTGCCCGCTTCCTCTTCTTCACGCCAGAACGTAGATGATCGTTGGCGCAGCGCTGACAGCGAAGAAGGCGCGTCCGGCGGCAGGCATGAAGAGAGGCGTGGCACTGAACAAAGCAGCAGCCGCACGACGCTGTCATCCA GTGTTGAAGGGACAGCTGAGGCCAGTCAGCAGGGCGGAGCTTACGGAAGGGTTGCGAAGACATCGTCCGAAAGTGACAGCGACGCCGACGTCATTGTCACCCCACCGAGGCCTCATTCCGCTCCTCGATCCAGGCCAACGTTCCAGGGTGCTTGCAGCCAAGATCACAGCTACTCGAAAAATCGTCCTACTAAGAAGAATCGTAGCCACCGTAGGGGATCAGTGAGAACTCCGCCAA GTACATCACGGGGTGCTGAGGGAGGCCCACCTGAGGCGGAGCAGCCTAACCTGGACTGTCTCTGGCCTTCGGCTCCGGACCTCCAGCTAGATTGCCTTatcagtgatgatgatgatgacagcagCAGCGTGGAGCTCGTCAGTGTGGAGCTTCCCAG CGATCGTCCCCTCCCTCCTGGCAGGGAGCAGTGCTTCGGGCGCATGCACAGGGGCCCGCCTTCATGCTCGCTGCCGCAATCACCGAGTAGCCGGCTACACATGAGGCACATGCACGGCTACCCTGCTCAGTCGTACGGGGTGGCTCCTCAACCTTCCACTTCTTCCAGCCTGGTGTCCGGCTTTGCCAGCTGCCGGTTTCACGGGAACGCCACTCCTGCAGAGCCACTGCACCAACACGTCCACTGCAATGTGGAAATTGGAGACTCCTGCGCATGTACCATGATGGGTTTGGGTGAACAAGGGTGTTGA
- the LOC142813827 gene encoding uncharacterized protein LOC142813827, whose translation MVLSHTHVYPALTSIHVTYLAPPMPPPPLPLNSSPGLNMGLGQPSSPYQPFFIVPSAHFEIAPFSAIVFVRMNPSHTRLWHVRTQWCTIQCVTSTSEYLKKFLCSFYSAEPH comes from the exons ATGGTGCTGAGTCACACTCATGTTTACCCAG CATTGACAAGCATTCACGTCACCTACCTGGCTCCACCAATGCCTCCTCCTCCCCTGCCCCTGAATTCGAGCCCTGGCCTGAACATGGGGTTGGGACAGCCAAGCTCACCGTACCAGCCGTTCTTCATCGTGCCGTCTGCACACTTCGAGATTGCGCCTTTCTCGGCTATCGTATTTGTCCGCATGAACCCATCTCACACCAGGCTCTGGCATGTAAGGACACAGTGGTGCACCATCCAGTGTGTCACATCGACCAGTGAATACCTAAAAAAGTTTTTATGCTCATTTTATTCAGCAGaacctcattaa